The following coding sequences are from one Zalophus californianus isolate mZalCal1 chromosome 5, mZalCal1.pri.v2, whole genome shotgun sequence window:
- the LOC113929666 gene encoding LOW QUALITY PROTEIN: L-gulonolactone oxidase-like (The sequence of the model RefSeq protein was modified relative to this genomic sequence to represent the inferred CDS: substituted 1 base at 1 genomic stop codon), whose product MVHGYKGVKFQNWASTYGCCPEIYYQPTSVEEVREVLALARQQNKQVKVVGGGHSPSDIACTDGFMIHMGKMNRVLQEDTEKKQVTVEAGILLADLHPQLGKHGLALSNLGAVSDVTAGGVIGSGTHNTGIKHGIRATQVVALTLLTADGTILECSKSSNAEVFQVARVNLGCLGVILTITLQCVPQFHLQEISFPSTLEEVLNNLDSHLKKSEYFRFLWFPHSENVSVIYQDHTNKPPSSSANWFWDYAIGFYLLEFLLXIRSFLPGLVGWINRCFFWLLFTRKKESSNLSYKIFSYECRFKQHVQDWAIPREKTKEALLELKAMREAHPKMVAHYPVEVCFTRGDDILLSPCFQRDSCYMNIIMYRPYGKDVPRLDYWLTYKTIMKQVGGRPHWAKAHNCTWKDFEKMYPAFSKFCAIREKLDPTGMFLNAYLEKVFY is encoded by the coding sequence ATGGTCCATGGGTACAAAGGAGTCAAGTTCCAGAACTGGGCTAGTACCTATGGCTGTTGCCCAGAAATATACTATCAGCCCACATCCGTGGAGGAGGTCAGAGAGGTGCTGGCCCTGGCCAGGCAGCAGAACAAGCAGGTGAAGGTGGTGGGTGGTGGCCACTCGCCCTCCGACATCGCCTGCACGGATGGTTTCATGATCCACATGGGCAAGATGAACCGGGTTCTCCAGGAGGACACAGAGAAGAAGCAGGTGACTGTGGAGGCTGGCATCCTCCTGGCTGACCTGCACCCACAGCTGGGCAAGCACGGCCTGGCCTTGTCCAACCTGGGCGCTGTGTCAGACGTGACTGCAGGGGGTGTTATCGGGTCCGGAACGCACAACACAGGGATCAAACACGGCATCCGGGCCACCCAGGTGGTGGCGCTGACCCTGCTAACGGCCGACGGGACCATTCTTGAGTGTTCCAAGTCCAGCAACGCAGAGGTGTTCCAGGTGGCGCGGGTGAACCTGGGCTGCCTGGGAGTGATCCTCACCATCACCCTGCAGTGTGTGCCCCAGTTCCACTTGCAGGAGATCTCCTTCCCCTCAACCTTGGAAGAGGTTCTTAACAACCTGGACAGCCACCTGAAGAAATCGGAATATTTTCGCTTCCTGTGGTTCCCACACAGTGAGAACGTCAGCGTCATCTACCAGGACCACACCAACAAGCCCCCCTCCTCTTCTGCCAACTGGTTTTGGGACTATGCCATCGGATTCTATTTACTGGAGTTCCTGCTCTAGATCAGGTCCTTCCTGCCAGGCCTCGTGGGCTGGATCAATCGCTGCTTCTTCTGGCTTCTGTTCACCAGGAAGAAGGAGAGCAGCAACCTCAGCTACAAGATCTTCAGCTACGAGTGCCGCTTCAAGCAGCACGTCCAGGACTGGGCCATCCCCAGAGAGAAAACCAAGGAGGCCTTGCTGGAACTGAAGGCCATGCGGGAGGCCCACCCCAAGATGGTGGCCCACTACCCCGTGGAGGTCTGCTTCACCCGCGGGGATGACATCCTGCTAAGCCCCTGCTTCCAGAGGGACAGCTGCTACATGAACATCATCATGTACAGGCCCTATGGCAAGGACGTGCCCCGACTGGACTACTGGCTGACCTACAAGACCATCATGAAGCAGGTCGGGGGCAGGCCCCACTGGGCCAAGGCCCACAACTGCACCTGGAAGGACTTCGAGAAAATGTACCCAGCCTTTTCGAAGTTCTGTGCCATCCGAGAGAAGCTGGACCCCACCGGGATGTTCCTGAATGCGTATCTGGAGAAGGTGTTCTACTGA